A genomic stretch from Dyella sp. M7H15-1 includes:
- a CDS encoding aminotransferase class III-fold pyridoxal phosphate-dependent enzyme has product MNAYDPNALVGVIPDEQLLADEAQWSSFGDTVHYVDPPKIFRHGEGSYMYDTAGVPFLDLQMWYSAVNFGYGNKRLNDTLKRQIDVLPQVASQYLHQTRIELAKTIAVDAQQKFGLKGRVHFNVGGAQAVEDSLKLVRNYKNGKSLMFAFEGGYHGRTLGASSITSSYRYRRRFGHFGERAMFIPFPYPFRRPKGMTPEEYSDACVRQFERLFETEYNGVWDPKVNQAEYAAFYVEPIQGTGGYVVPPRNFFKDLKKVLDKYGILMVVDEIQMGFWRTGKLWSIEHFGVTPDIIVFGKALTNGLNPLSGLWAREEMINPTIFPPGSTHSTFNSNPLGTSLGLEVIKMGYELDYETSVAKKGAHFLEALKDLQKRHKEIGDVDGLGLALRAEICTDDGFTPNKALLDKMVDIGLAGDLEHNGKKIGLVLDVGGWYKNVITFAPSLDITHEEIDLAIALLDQLITKAKKAM; this is encoded by the coding sequence ATGAATGCCTACGATCCCAACGCCCTGGTGGGCGTGATCCCCGACGAGCAACTGCTCGCTGACGAAGCCCAATGGAGTTCCTTCGGCGACACCGTGCATTACGTCGATCCGCCGAAGATCTTCCGCCATGGCGAAGGCAGCTACATGTACGACACGGCCGGCGTTCCGTTCCTCGATCTGCAGATGTGGTACTCGGCGGTCAATTTCGGTTACGGCAACAAGCGTCTCAACGATACGCTGAAGCGCCAGATCGACGTGCTGCCGCAGGTCGCGAGCCAGTACCTGCACCAGACGCGCATCGAGTTGGCCAAGACCATCGCCGTCGACGCGCAGCAGAAGTTCGGCTTGAAGGGCCGCGTGCACTTCAACGTCGGCGGTGCGCAGGCGGTGGAAGATTCACTGAAGCTGGTGCGTAACTACAAGAATGGCAAGAGCCTGATGTTCGCCTTTGAAGGCGGTTATCACGGCCGGACGTTGGGTGCTTCCTCGATCACGTCCAGCTACCGCTACCGCCGTCGCTTCGGCCATTTCGGCGAGCGTGCGATGTTTATCCCGTTCCCATACCCGTTCCGCCGCCCGAAGGGCATGACGCCGGAAGAATATTCCGATGCCTGCGTACGTCAGTTCGAGCGCCTGTTCGAAACCGAATACAACGGCGTGTGGGACCCCAAGGTCAACCAGGCCGAATACGCCGCTTTCTATGTGGAGCCGATCCAGGGCACCGGAGGTTACGTCGTGCCTCCGCGCAATTTCTTCAAAGACCTCAAGAAAGTGCTCGACAAGTACGGCATCCTGATGGTGGTCGACGAAATCCAGATGGGTTTCTGGCGCACCGGCAAGCTGTGGTCGATCGAACACTTCGGCGTGACGCCCGACATCATCGTGTTCGGCAAAGCCCTTACCAACGGCCTCAATCCGCTCTCAGGCTTGTGGGCGCGCGAGGAGATGATCAATCCGACCATCTTCCCGCCAGGCTCCACCCATTCCACCTTCAACTCCAACCCGCTCGGCACCTCGCTGGGTTTGGAAGTGATCAAGATGGGTTACGAGCTGGATTACGAGACCAGCGTCGCCAAGAAGGGAGCGCATTTCCTCGAAGCGCTGAAAGATCTGCAGAAGCGCCACAAGGAAATCGGTGACGTAGATGGTTTGGGCCTGGCCCTGCGCGCCGAAATCTGCACTGACGACGGGTTCACGCCGAACAAGGCACTGTTGGACAAGATGGTCGACATCGGCCTGGCTGGGGATCTGGAACACAACGGCAAGAAGATCGGCCTCGTGCTCGATGTGGGTGGTTGGTACAAGAACGTGATCACGTTTGCGCCGTCGCTGGACATCACGCACGAAGAGATCGATCTGGCCATTGCCTTGCTTGATCAGTTGATCACCAAGGCGAAGAAGGCGATGTGA